The Haloterrigena salifodinae genome window below encodes:
- a CDS encoding alanyl-tRNA editing protein: MASESRDNRAPDEPYVTEFEAAVRSVDGTDVRLEETYFYAEGGGQPADRGTLNGIDVVDVQMRDGETVHTLATAPDFETGDDVSGSIDEEFRTYCMRAHTASHALYGAGRELFDDHGYGGFDIDAEKGRIDFETNRDPDEVNALTLQRMVNEVVWESRDVSWREMDAAQARDRDEIVFNETGAAETTDTVRIVEIDDWDIAACGGTHVENTVEIGPVKVLEVSNPGSGLVRVEYAVGPTAVRAQLDETRAATRAARTLETSVEELPERATAVVEENATLEAEVDTLRDRLLEERLESLGDDTVSKDGEEWIVGELDIDGIGPNDVSERVRALAGDIGDVVALTGVNGSAFVVVGTTGETDASELVDDVTATFGGGGGGGPTFAQGGGLEDDPAAVVDYLRTEA, encoded by the coding sequence ATGGCTTCCGAATCGAGAGACAATCGCGCACCGGACGAGCCGTACGTGACGGAGTTCGAGGCGGCGGTGCGGTCCGTCGACGGGACCGACGTTCGGCTCGAGGAGACGTACTTCTACGCCGAAGGCGGCGGCCAACCGGCCGATCGCGGGACGCTGAACGGGATCGATGTCGTCGACGTGCAGATGCGCGACGGCGAGACCGTCCACACGCTGGCGACGGCGCCCGACTTCGAGACGGGCGACGACGTGTCCGGCTCGATCGACGAGGAGTTCCGGACCTACTGTATGCGAGCGCACACCGCCAGTCACGCGCTATACGGTGCCGGTCGCGAACTGTTCGACGACCACGGCTACGGCGGCTTCGACATCGACGCGGAGAAGGGCCGCATCGACTTCGAGACCAATCGCGACCCGGACGAGGTGAACGCGCTCACCCTCCAGCGGATGGTCAACGAGGTCGTCTGGGAGTCGAGAGACGTTTCCTGGCGGGAGATGGACGCAGCGCAGGCGCGGGACCGCGACGAGATCGTCTTCAACGAAACCGGCGCGGCCGAGACGACCGATACCGTCCGCATCGTCGAGATCGACGACTGGGACATCGCCGCCTGCGGCGGGACGCACGTCGAAAACACCGTCGAGATCGGCCCCGTCAAGGTCCTCGAGGTATCGAACCCCGGATCGGGCCTCGTACGCGTCGAGTACGCGGTCGGCCCAACCGCCGTTCGCGCGCAACTCGACGAGACGCGAGCCGCGACTCGCGCCGCCCGGACGCTGGAGACGAGCGTCGAGGAACTTCCGGAGCGAGCGACCGCCGTCGTCGAAGAGAACGCGACCCTCGAGGCGGAGGTCGACACCCTGCGCGACCGCCTGCTCGAGGAACGCCTCGAGTCGTTGGGCGACGACACCGTCTCGAAGGACGGCGAGGAGTGGATCGTCGGCGAGCTCGATATCGACGGCATCGGTCCCAACGACGTGTCAGAACGCGTACGGGCGCTCGCGGGCGATATCGGTGACGTGGTCGCGCTGACCGGCGTGAACGGAAGCGCGTTCGTGGTCGTCGGCACGACCGGCGAGACGGACGCGAGCGAACTCGTCGACGACGTCACGGCGACGTTCGGCGGCGGTGGCGGCGGCGGACCGACGTTCGCACAGGGTGGCGGTCTCGAAGACGACCCGGCCGCCGTCGTCGACTACCTCCGAACGGAGGCCTGA
- a CDS encoding formyltetrahydrofolate deformylase yields the protein MTRERTEITIVGDDDSEIIADVTSLLFERDVDIVDLDQAVREGTFRMGMQVDASEMSVSRDQLREDLDALGDEFGVDVTVRFPSNCEDRSIAVLVTKESHCLEALLERWENDELGADIGVVIGNHDTLRPLAAEYDVPFHDIGDENGTPDEDELLDLLAEYEIDLIALARYIRILSPEVVFRYEDRIINVHPSLLPAFPGAAAYRQALEEGVRIAGVTAHYVTTDLDQGPIITQRAFNVPADATEADLKERGQPLEADALAEAIRLHLEDEITTEGGQTRVVDPNATDARLGAATELDQANPSEPVDSREELTAEGDDTTAVADD from the coding sequence ATGACCCGCGAGCGGACCGAGATCACGATCGTCGGCGACGACGACTCGGAGATCATCGCCGACGTGACGTCGTTGCTGTTCGAACGCGACGTCGACATCGTCGACCTGGATCAGGCCGTACGGGAGGGAACGTTTCGGATGGGTATGCAGGTCGACGCGTCCGAGATGTCGGTCTCGCGGGACCAACTCCGCGAGGACCTCGACGCGCTCGGCGACGAGTTCGGCGTCGACGTCACGGTGCGATTCCCGTCTAACTGCGAGGACCGGTCCATCGCCGTCCTCGTCACCAAGGAGAGCCACTGCCTGGAGGCCCTGCTCGAGCGCTGGGAGAACGACGAACTCGGTGCGGACATCGGGGTCGTCATCGGAAACCACGACACGCTCCGCCCGCTCGCGGCCGAATACGACGTTCCGTTCCACGACATCGGCGACGAGAACGGCACGCCCGACGAGGACGAACTTCTCGACCTCCTTGCGGAGTACGAGATCGACCTCATCGCGCTGGCCCGCTACATTCGGATTCTCTCGCCGGAGGTCGTCTTCCGCTACGAGGACCGCATCATCAACGTCCATCCCTCGCTGCTGCCGGCGTTCCCCGGTGCGGCCGCCTACCGGCAGGCCCTCGAGGAGGGCGTCCGGATCGCCGGCGTCACCGCCCACTACGTGACGACGGATCTCGATCAGGGGCCGATCATCACGCAACGGGCGTTCAACGTCCCCGCCGACGCGACCGAAGCGGACCTCAAGGAGCGCGGCCAGCCGCTCGAGGCGGACGCCCTCGCGGAAGCGATCCGGTTGCACCTCGAGGACGAGATCACGACTGAGGGCGGACAGACGAGAGTCGTCGATCCGAACGCGACCGACGCTCGACTCGGTGCCGCGACGGAACTGGACCAGGCGAATCCCAGCGAGCCGGTCGACAGCCGCGAGGAACTCACCGCCGAAGGCGATGACACGACGGCCGTTGCGGACGACTGA